Proteins encoded within one genomic window of Agelaius phoeniceus isolate bAgePho1 chromosome 9, bAgePho1.hap1, whole genome shotgun sequence:
- the ZNF365 gene encoding protein ZNF365: MQQTARDEGGHPWPEPLGGVSLPFRCPRCGDHTRFRSLSSLRVHLEYSHSFQESSLLARSSLFSPLKDAEPVSPPEPAAQGSPGSPGGVAAQPAGPYLNLGGASCGSGKGEQPRELAAERPGSYLANYVSAESPSELSKPGLSAADSKASFEAHVREKFNRMVEAVDKTIEKRIDKLTKELSQKTAELLEVRAAFVQLSQKKQEVQRRERALSRQVDVAVEMIAALKQRLSESEEELHRKEEEVVTFNHFLEEAAEKEVRGKARLQHFIENLLQRVDLAERQLEYYQSQQMVCNHTDISEHVFTDISLNKKPRCLSRGSTHASYNIPDAKPHSFQKGRILLKKAKDEKASLQPVKCFYEPVDCPREIWRAQKKGEPVCSARKVSAKSKMGKKAKPL, translated from the exons ATGCAACAGACAGCCCGGGATGAAGGCGGGCACCCTTGGCCGGAGCCGCTCGGCGGCGTCAGCCTCCCCTTCCGCTGCCCGCGATGCGGCGACCACACCAGGTTCCGGAGCCTGTCCTCGCTGCGGGTGCACCTGGAGtacagccacagcttccaggagagcagcctcctggccaggagcagcctgttcTCTCCGCTGAAGGACGCGGAGCCGGTGTCTCCGCCGGAGcccgcagcccagggcagcccggGCAGCCCCGGCGGCGTTGCCGCGCAGCCCGCGGGGCCCTACCTGAACTTGGGCGGCGCGTCCTGCGGGAGCGGCAAGGGCGAGCAGCCGCGGGAGCTGGCGGCCGAGCGGCCCGGCTCCTACCTGGCCAACTATGTGTCGGCTGAGTCTCCCAGCGAGCTTTCCAAACCCGGCCTCTCGGCCGCTGATTCCAAAGCCTCCTTCGAGGCACACGTCAGAGAAAAGTTTAACAGGATGGTAGAGGCCGTGGACAAAACGATCGAGAAGCGGATCGACAAGCTTACCAAAGAGCTGTCCCAGAAGACGGCGGAGCTGCTGGAGGTGCGGGCAGCGTTCGTGCAGCTGTCCCAGAAGAAGCAGGAGGTGCAGCGGCGAGAGCGGGCCCTGAGCAGGCAGGTGGATGTGGCGGTGGAGATGATCGCAGCCTTGAAGCAGCGGCTCAGCGAGTCCGAGGAGGAGCTTCACCGCAAAGAGGA AGAAGTTGTTACTTTCAACCACTTCctggaagaagcagcagaaaaagaagtGCGGGGGaaagccaggctgcagcacttCATCGAGAACCTGTTGCAGCGCGTGGATCTGGCAGAGAGGCAGCTGGAATATTACCAAAGCCAGCAGATGGTGTGCAACCACACTGACATCAGCGAGCACGTG tTTACAGACATTTCATTAAATAAGAAACCCAGATGCCT GAGCCGAGGAAGTACACACGCTTCATACAACATCCCTGATGCAAAGCCTCATTCCTTTCAAAAAGGAAGGATCTTGCTGAAAAAAGCAAAGGATGAAAAAGCCAGCTTGCAGCCAGTGAAATGCTTCTATGAACCTGTCGATTGCCCAAGGGAAATCTGGAGAGCACAAAAGAAGGGTGAACCAGTCTGCTCTGCCAGGAAAGTGAGTGCAAAATCAAAGATGGGGAAGAAGGCCAAGCCGCTATAG